The genomic interval CGGCTGAACCGAGCAAGCCAGGCCAAACACCAACGAATCAATCGGATGGTAGTCGTGTTATCGCTAAAGTGGGCAAGGAAAACATTACGCTTGCAGATTTGGAAGGTGAGCTTCATTCGCAATATGGAGCTGCCGTTCTGCGCACGTTAATGGTTCATAAAGCGATTGATTTAGAAGCTGCAGCCTCTGAGCTTAGCATACTTGCTGAAGAGCAAAGCCGTGAGCTTGATAAAATGATTGAAGGCTACGATAGTGAAGAACGTTTTTTTGAAGTCATGCAAGAGCAATTAGGCATGAGCCGGGAACAGGTGTTGGAGGACTTGCATTACCGCTTGCTTCTGGAGAAAATCGTCGTGCGAAGCATTCATGTTTCAGATGAAGAGGTTGAACGCTATATAACCGATCATCCTGAGGAATTTGATGAGAAAATGCAGCTGCATCTGCAATGGATTATAACGGAGACGATGAAGGAAGCTAACTCCGTGATGGGGCTTTTATCGGATGGCGAGGATTTCGCTGAGATGGCACATTCCTATTCCATTGATTCATTTACGGCAGATACAGGCGGCGATCTCGGCTTGATTGATAAAGATGACCCATTTTATAACCGCGAAATGATGGAAACAGCCAGTCGTTTGCGGGTAGCTGAAATTGCCGGTCCGATTAAGATAGACGGGGGTTATGCGGTTATTCGTCTTATCGAGCGCCAAATGACAACGAATATGTCGGGAGGCAGGCTGCAAGATACTGTACGCAAGCAGCTGGCGCTTGAACGTGCTGACTCATTGACCAAAATTGAGGATAAGCTGCTAGAGAAATATGATGCTGTGAAAACAGAATAGCTTTGCCCGGTGCTGCGTTTTCAGTGGAGCGTTAAAGTCACTATTGACAACGGATGCAAGAGATTGTTAAGATGTAATTAGTGAAAATACCAACTGAATTAGTCGGAATAAGGAGGCAGTTATTTCCATGGCCAAAATTGTACAAAGTGTTCTAGATCTTATCGGTGACACTCCGCTTGTTCGTTTAAACCGTCTCGTGCCTGAGGGCAGTGCAGAAGTTTATGTGAAACTTGAATATCAAAATCCAGGTGCAAGTGTAAAAGACCGTATTGCAATCAGTATGATTGAGGTAGCTGAGCAAGAGGGAATCATAAAACCAGGCGATACTATTATTGAGCCTACTAGCGGAAATACAGGAATTGGACTAGCACTTGTAGCAGCTGCAAAAGGCTATAAGGCTATTCTTGTTATGCCTGAAACGATGAGTATTGAGCGTCGCAACCTGCTTCGCGCTTACGGTGCAGAGCTTGTATTGACGCCAGGTTCTGAAGGTATGAACGGTGCTGTTCGCAAAGCGGAAGAACTAGCTGCTGAGAACACGAACTACTTCCTGCCGCAACAATTCAAAAACCAAGCAAACGTTAAGGTTCACCGCGAAACGACAGGTCCTGAGATCGTCGAAGCGATCAACTCCCTTGATGGTAAGCTTGATGCGTTCGTTGCCGGTATCGGAACTGGCGGAACGATTTCAGGTACTGGTGAAGTGCTTAAGAAAAACTTCGACGGTATTAAAATTTACGCGGTAGAGCCTGCTGCTTCACCTATCCTCTCTGGCGGCAAACCAGGTGCTCACAAAATTCAAGGTATCGGCGCAAACTTTGTTCCTGATATTTTGAACCGTGATATCTACGATGCTGTCATTACAATTGAGAACGAAGATGCGTTTGAATACGCTCGTCGTGCAGCGAAAGAAGAAGGCATTCTTTGCGGAATTTCCTCTGGCGCAGCGATCTATGCGGCATTGCAAGTTGCGAAAGAGCTTGGCGAAGGAAAACGTGTTGTTGCGATTGTTCCAAGCAACGGCGAACGCTACCTTTCCACACCGCTGTTCAACTTCGAAAACTAATTTTTACTGCCTATATCGAACAGCCTTTCATTCCTCGGAATGGAAGGCTTTCTTTTTACTTAGCTATTCTGTATACTGAGCAAAATAAGTCAAGTATTCGGGGGTTGAAGGTGATGATCACCGCGATAGAGCAATGGACTCGGTGGCACGCCGAACAGAAATATACGACGCTGCCATTCGTTAAAGAATTACCCTTTGAGTTCGGTAATCGGGCGAACGTAACGTCATGGGAAGAAGTATGGCAGGACGCTTCGCCGCATGCTTTTGTATTAGAAAGCGGCAAGGACGGACGATATACGTATTTGGGATTGCATCCTGACGGGGTTATCCGTGGAAAAGGGCTGCAAGCAGAGTCTATACAATTCCATTCGCTAGAGGATCAGAGCAAGCGCCGCTGGGAAGGTAAGCCGCTTGAGGTTGTGAGAGAATGGATGAGCGGCTTACTGGGGCCGAAGCTTGAGAATGGGCCTAAGTGGGTTGGCGGCTGTATCGGATTCTGGGGTTACGATGTCATCCGTTCGATCGAACGATTGCCGGTGCTAGCCGAGGATAATCAGGATATTCCCGATTATTTATTCATGCAAATGAATGAGATATGGATAATCGACCACGAGCAATCAAAAGTGTATTGTGCTGTCCATTCAAAAATAGATCAAAATGCGGATCAAGAGGAGCTGCGTGCTGCTTATGATCGTGCTTCATCTAGAGCGGAAGGGATGACCGACTACTGGTTAACCTGGTTTGATGAAGAGCGTGCCCAGGCGAAGGCGATATCGCTTCGAGCAGAACGTCAGCGCTTGTTGACAGATGATTTATTGCAATTGGATGTGGATTCGATTACTGGCATCACATCGCCTTTCTCGAAGCAAGCATACATGGACGCTGTTCGCAGCATTCAGCGATATATTGAGCAGGGTGACGTTTTTCAAGTGAATTTGTCCGTTCGTCAGATCAAGGCGATTGCGGCTGCTCCGGAAGAACTTTATGAATGGATTCGACTAGTTAACCCATCGCCATATATGGGGTTTCTGCGTTGCCCTGATTTTCAGATTGTATCTGCATCCCCTGAGCTTCTCGTTGAGCTCAATGACAACAAGCTGATCACAAGACCGATTGCTGGAACGCGTAGACGCGGGCGAACGGAGGAAGAGGATCGGCGCCTAGCTGACGAACTTCTCACGAATGAGAAGGAGCGGGCGGAGCATATTATGCTCGTTGACTTGGAGCGGAACGATCTTGGGCGGATTTCTACTTATGGTACGGTTAAGGTCGAAGAGTTTATGGTTATTGAACAATACTCACATGTTATGCATCTTGTTTCTCAGGTAGTAGGACAGCTTGCAAACGGCAAAGATGCTTACGATGTTATATCGGCTACCTTCCCCGGAGGAACGATTACAGGTGCTCCAAAAATTCGCACAATGGAAATCATAGAAGAGCTTGAACCGACACGCAGAGGACCGTATACCGGCTCGCTTGGATGGATTGACTACAGCGGGGATATGGAATTTAATATTATTATTAGAACAATGGTGCTTCAGGAAGGCGTTGTTCATATTCAAGCGGGAGCAGGCATCGTTATTGATTCTGAGCCGGAGCGGGAATATAAAGAATCGCTAAACAAGGCGAAGGCATTATGGAAGGCCATTCAGTACAGCGAACGGTTTGCAGCAGTCGATTTGGCAGCGGAAACGGAAAAAGGGGGAGCCTTAACATGATACTTGTCATCGATAATTATGATTCCTTTACGTACAATTTAGTACAGTATTTGGGTGAGCTTGGGGAAGATATTACGGTAAAAAGAAACGACGAAATAGATTTAGCCGGAATCGAAGAATTAGCGCCCGATCATATTCTAATATCACCAGGTCCGTGTTCACCGAATGAAGCGGGCATTAGTTTATCTCTAATCGAGCATTTTAAAGGTAAAATCCCGATTTTTGGCGTATGTCTTGGTCATCAATCGATCGGACAAGCATTTGGCGGGGAAGTGGTACGTGCGGAGAAGCTGATGCACGGCAAAACGTCTGCCATTTATCATCAAGGAAAATCTGTGTTTGAAGGTTTGCCATCACCTTTTACCGCTACTCGCTATCATTCTCTTATCGTACGCCGTGAAACGCTGCCTGATTGCTTGGAAATAACAGCGGAAACCGATGAAGGAGAAATTATGGGTTTGCGTCATAAGGAATATGCGATTGAAGGGGTGCAATTTCACCCTGAGTCCATTATAACGGAGCATGGCTTGACGATGCTTCGTAATTTCTTGCAAAATCGGACGGGCGCAGTGCGATGAAGGTCGAACTGAACGGCTCCGTAATGGATGCGAGCGAAGCCGTGATCTCAGTTTATGATCACGGCTTTTTGTACGGTATAGGTTTGTTCGAGACTTTCCGCACGTATGAGGGGAAACCTTACTTACTAGACAGGCATATGAAGCGATTATGCTCAGGTTGTGATCAGCTAGGAATTCAGTACACGCCTAATATGGAGGAGCTGCGCAGCTCTGTTAACGAGCTTCTTGAGGCGAATGAATTAAAAGATGGCTATATAAGACTAACCGTCAGTGCAGGCGAAGCTGAGCTAGGGTTGCCGACAGGAGATTATGAACAGCCGAATGTGTTAATGCTTGTAAAGGCTTTGCCGCCGGTTAATGATGCGGTTCATATGCGCGGACGGGAGCTGCGGCTTTTGCAGACAAGGAGGAATACGCCTGAGGGCGAGGTTCGCTTTAAGTCTCTCCATTATATGAACAATATTATTGCTAAGCGAGAGCTGCTTGCCAGTGGTGCTGCGCCTGGGGCCGAGGGTCTTATGCTCAGCCGAGAAGGATGGTTGGCGGAGGGAATCGTGAGCAACTTGTTTTTTGCTAAGGACAATGTTGTATATACGCCTGAACTGGCCACCGGCATATTGCCGGGCATAACGCGCGAGCGAGTTCTGGAGCTGGCTGGCAGTGCAGGGTATGAAACCGAAGAGGGCCTTTATAGCTTGGAGAAGCTGCAAACGGCCGACGAGATATGGCTCACTAATTCCATTCAGGAGCTCGTTCCCGTTACTCTGTTATCAGAAGCCGGCGGGGTGAGTAGAGTTATCGGCAACGGTCAAGCAGGGACTATTACGAAGCAATTGCTTACCCTTTACCGACAGACGACAATTGACGGTGATGCTGGAGCTATCTAAGCTCTGTAATCATGTAACATTAAGAAGAAGGATGGCGGTCTAACAATGGATCAACAACCAAATTTCTATAAAAGAGCATATGAGTTTGGCAGCGGAACGAGGCTGGAGCTAGGCGGGCGTACGTTGATTATGGGCATTTTGAATGCGACACCTGATTCTTTCTCGGACGGCGGGAGCTACACGAGTGTGGATGCGGCTCTTGCCCGTGCGAAAGCGATGGTGGAGGAAGGCGCTGATATTATTGATATTGGCGGTGAATCGACACGTCCAGGATTTGAGCCGGTGGGAGTGGAGGAAGAGCTGCGGCGTATCCTCCCTGTTATTCAGGTTTTGCGTAAGGCGCTGCCGCACATTCCTTTATCCATCGATACATACAAAGCTGAGACTGCGCGGCACGCGCTAGAGGCGGGCGCTCATATCATTAATGACATTTGGGGGCTTAAGGGTGACCCTAATATGGCCGCAGTTGCAGCTGAATATGCTTGTCCTGTCATCATCAATCATAACCGCCATGCGAGAGACTATAATGATTTTGTTCCCGATGTACTTACAGATTTGCAGGGCAGTGTAAGCATTGCGCGAACGGCTGGCATCGCTGAAGATCAAATCTGGCTAGATCCGGGTATTGGTTTTGCCAAAACCTATGAGGATAATCTGGAGCTGCTTGGCCGTCTATCCGAGCTGCATGCACTTGGATATCCGGTGCTGCTTGGCACCTCGCGTAAACGTTTCATTAAGCAGACGCTGAATCTGCCTGTTGATGAGCTTGTTGAGGGAACAGCTGCGACGGTTGCTCTTGGCATTGCGCACGGCTGCCAAATCGTACGTGTGCATGATGTGCGTGCAATTAAGCGTACTGCGCTTATGACGGACGCTATTTTATATCGACGTTAATTGTGTTGTTAAATGCCGTTTCTTATTTTGAATAAGGTACATCGTTAGGAGAGTGACTATAATGGATAAAATGCTGATCAAAGGGATGAGGTTTTACGGCTACCACGGCGTATTTCCTGAAGAAAACAAGCTAGGCCAGAAATATTATGTGGATGTTGAACTCAATATGGATTTGGAGCAAGCGGCGTTAACTGATGATTTGAACAGTACGGTGAATTATGCAGAAATCCACGCTCTCACGAAAACGATTGTAGAGGGCCCTCCGTTTAAGCTTATCGAAGCTTTAACAGGTCACATTGCATCGCAAGTACTGGAAGTTTATACTATGGTAAATGAAGTGACGGTTCGAGTAACGAAGCCTAACCCGCCGTTTGATATCCATTTTGACGGAGTAACGGTAGAACTGCGCAGAAAGCGGGACAATGATGGACGAACAATTCCCGCTTGATGGCGCACAGGCAGAGGCATATATCGCTTTAGGATCAAACATGGGAAACCGTGAGCAATTGCTGCTGGAAGCGATTAGCCTCATCGATGCGCACCCAAACATCGTGGTTAGCAGAGTATCGGGCATGTATGAGACTGATCCGGTAGGCTACACAGAGCAACCGCCCTTTATCAATATGGCATTAGCTGTACGAACGACACTATCTCCATTAATGCTTTTGCGTCAGCTTTTGGAGTACGAGCAGCAGCTCGGTAGAGTTCGACAAATTCGTTGGGGACCGAGAACCATTGACCTTGATCTGCTCCTATACGATAATGTCAGAATGGATCAAGAGGAATTAACTTTGCCGCATCCGCGTATGATGGAGCGGTCGTTCGTTCTCGTTCCGCTGCATGATGTTTTGGATCAAACACATCGGCTGCAGTCCGAGGTAAGCGCAGTATCTGAAGCAGCGCTTCTGGATGGAAAGGAAGGCATTACGTTATGGAAAACAATCAATTGGCGCAGCGCGTCAGAGCCTTTCGAAAGCTGAAGGGCTATACTCAGCAGGAGCTGGCCAAGGAGCTTGGCGTATCGGTGGCCGTTCTTGGCTCATTGGAGCGAGGAACAAGGAAGACGGATACGAAGTTATTAAATCATATCGCTAAGACGCTCGGAATCAGCTATGAGGAATTAATGTCTGATAACCGTGAATAGTGCTGTCTGGTACACAAGATATGAACCATAATCAATTAGAAGAGGAGGAAGGAGTGACATGCTGAAAATCGGTGGCATCGAAATGAAGAACAGAGTGGTGCTAGCGCCGATGGCAAGCGTGTGCTATCCTGCCTTTGATTAATTGCCAAGGAGTTTGGAACGGGTCTTGTATGTGCGGAGATGGTAAGCGACAAGGCCATTTTGCATGGTAGTATACGGGTAAGGCAAATTGGGACATTATAAAGGATGTCAAAGTAGCGGCATCGATTCCCGTAATTGGGAATGGCGACGTTTTCTCACCAGAGGATGCAAAAAAGCTGCTCGAACATACCGGCCGTGATCCGATGGTAGCGATTTTGGAAAACTACGTCCACTCGCTTGGAGAGGACGAAGAATTCCAAGCTGTCAGTGCTGTTTCAGCAAAGAAGCGGGTTCTGCAGAAGTAGACGCCTACTAAAATACAAATAGATCGGTTATGCGATTTACCCCGTGACGGGAGCGAGCCGACACCATTCGACAAAAGCCGCTATCATGCGGCTTCTGCTCTACATTTCAGAAATGAAACGGTTTCAATGGGTCGTCTGGCTTTGATTGACATTCAGGGTAACTTTGCAATATAATCGTGCAATATAATCTAACGAAGACATCAAGAGCGCTTCAAACAACAGTTGGTATGAGGAATAAGAAGCGTAATATATTAGGTAACAGTGAATTCATACAAGGTATGAAAAATTAGTCACATGACAGGAGAATCGGAAAGATGAACGATAAGCAAATCATTCTGACTCAAGAAGGGCTGCGAAAGCTCGAAGATGAATTAGAGAACCTAAAGTCGGTCAAGCGTCGTGAAGTAGCTGAACGTATTAAAGTAGCAATTGGCTATGGTGATATAAGCGAAAACTCGGAATATGAAGATGCGAAGAATGAGCAAGCATTTATCGAAGGCCGCGTTCTTACCCTTGAGAAAATGTTGCGCAATGCGCGTATTATAAATAATGACGATATTGATATTGATACCGTGAGCATCGGTTCGATCGTAACGGT from Paenibacillus sp. FSL K6-3182 carries:
- a CDS encoding peptidylprolyl isomerase, with the protein product MRKYEVLKAVVILQAVCMVVLSVVVVIRVWPGHDRQLDNQQPTNVGSGEETAEPSKPGQTPTNQSDGSRVIAKVGKENITLADLEGELHSQYGAAVLRTLMVHKAIDLEAAASELSILAEEQSRELDKMIEGYDSEERFFEVMQEQLGMSREQVLEDLHYRLLLEKIVVRSIHVSDEEVERYITDHPEEFDEKMQLHLQWIITETMKEANSVMGLLSDGEDFAEMAHSYSIDSFTADTGGDLGLIDKDDPFYNREMMETASRLRVAEIAGPIKIDGGYAVIRLIERQMTTNMSGGRLQDTVRKQLALERADSLTKIEDKLLEKYDAVKTE
- the cysK gene encoding cysteine synthase A; its protein translation is MAKIVQSVLDLIGDTPLVRLNRLVPEGSAEVYVKLEYQNPGASVKDRIAISMIEVAEQEGIIKPGDTIIEPTSGNTGIGLALVAAAKGYKAILVMPETMSIERRNLLRAYGAELVLTPGSEGMNGAVRKAEELAAENTNYFLPQQFKNQANVKVHRETTGPEIVEAINSLDGKLDAFVAGIGTGGTISGTGEVLKKNFDGIKIYAVEPAASPILSGGKPGAHKIQGIGANFVPDILNRDIYDAVITIENEDAFEYARRAAKEEGILCGISSGAAIYAALQVAKELGEGKRVVAIVPSNGERYLSTPLFNFEN
- a CDS encoding anthranilate synthase component I family protein codes for the protein MITAIEQWTRWHAEQKYTTLPFVKELPFEFGNRANVTSWEEVWQDASPHAFVLESGKDGRYTYLGLHPDGVIRGKGLQAESIQFHSLEDQSKRRWEGKPLEVVREWMSGLLGPKLENGPKWVGGCIGFWGYDVIRSIERLPVLAEDNQDIPDYLFMQMNEIWIIDHEQSKVYCAVHSKIDQNADQEELRAAYDRASSRAEGMTDYWLTWFDEERAQAKAISLRAERQRLLTDDLLQLDVDSITGITSPFSKQAYMDAVRSIQRYIEQGDVFQVNLSVRQIKAIAAAPEELYEWIRLVNPSPYMGFLRCPDFQIVSASPELLVELNDNKLITRPIAGTRRRGRTEEEDRRLADELLTNEKERAEHIMLVDLERNDLGRISTYGTVKVEEFMVIEQYSHVMHLVSQVVGQLANGKDAYDVISATFPGGTITGAPKIRTMEIIEELEPTRRGPYTGSLGWIDYSGDMEFNIIIRTMVLQEGVVHIQAGAGIVIDSEPEREYKESLNKAKALWKAIQYSERFAAVDLAAETEKGGALT
- the pabA gene encoding aminodeoxychorismate/anthranilate synthase component II — translated: MILVIDNYDSFTYNLVQYLGELGEDITVKRNDEIDLAGIEELAPDHILISPGPCSPNEAGISLSLIEHFKGKIPIFGVCLGHQSIGQAFGGEVVRAEKLMHGKTSAIYHQGKSVFEGLPSPFTATRYHSLIVRRETLPDCLEITAETDEGEIMGLRHKEYAIEGVQFHPESIITEHGLTMLRNFLQNRTGAVR
- the pabC gene encoding aminodeoxychorismate lyase, with product MKVELNGSVMDASEAVISVYDHGFLYGIGLFETFRTYEGKPYLLDRHMKRLCSGCDQLGIQYTPNMEELRSSVNELLEANELKDGYIRLTVSAGEAELGLPTGDYEQPNVLMLVKALPPVNDAVHMRGRELRLLQTRRNTPEGEVRFKSLHYMNNIIAKRELLASGAAPGAEGLMLSREGWLAEGIVSNLFFAKDNVVYTPELATGILPGITRERVLELAGSAGYETEEGLYSLEKLQTADEIWLTNSIQELVPVTLLSEAGGVSRVIGNGQAGTITKQLLTLYRQTTIDGDAGAI
- the folP gene encoding dihydropteroate synthase, yielding MDQQPNFYKRAYEFGSGTRLELGGRTLIMGILNATPDSFSDGGSYTSVDAALARAKAMVEEGADIIDIGGESTRPGFEPVGVEEELRRILPVIQVLRKALPHIPLSIDTYKAETARHALEAGAHIINDIWGLKGDPNMAAVAAEYACPVIINHNRHARDYNDFVPDVLTDLQGSVSIARTAGIAEDQIWLDPGIGFAKTYEDNLELLGRLSELHALGYPVLLGTSRKRFIKQTLNLPVDELVEGTAATVALGIAHGCQIVRVHDVRAIKRTALMTDAILYRR
- the folB gene encoding dihydroneopterin aldolase, whose translation is MDKMLIKGMRFYGYHGVFPEENKLGQKYYVDVELNMDLEQAALTDDLNSTVNYAEIHALTKTIVEGPPFKLIEALTGHIASQVLEVYTMVNEVTVRVTKPNPPFDIHFDGVTVELRRKRDNDGRTIPA
- the folK gene encoding 2-amino-4-hydroxy-6-hydroxymethyldihydropteridine diphosphokinase, with amino-acid sequence MMDEQFPLDGAQAEAYIALGSNMGNREQLLLEAISLIDAHPNIVVSRVSGMYETDPVGYTEQPPFINMALAVRTTLSPLMLLRQLLEYEQQLGRVRQIRWGPRTIDLDLLLYDNVRMDQEELTLPHPRMMERSFVLVPLHDVLDQTHRLQSEVSAVSEAALLDGKEGITLWKTINWRSASEPFES
- a CDS encoding helix-turn-helix transcriptional regulator, with product MENNQLAQRVRAFRKLKGYTQQELAKELGVSVAVLGSLERGTRKTDTKLLNHIAKTLGISYEELMSDNRE
- the greA gene encoding transcription elongation factor GreA — translated: MNDKQIILTQEGLRKLEDELENLKSVKRREVAERIKVAIGYGDISENSEYEDAKNEQAFIEGRVLTLEKMLRNARIINNDDIDIDTVSIGSIVTVEDMEYGDTMDYSIVGTAEADPLQNKISNESPVGKAILGKKKGTVVEVSVPVGIIQYKILDIKK